The genomic interval GTCGGCGTCAAGTTGAAGAAGCTCTCGCAGACCAACCAGGTACTCTGCGTAACGCATCAGCCGCAGATCGCCCGCTTCGCCGATTCGCACCTTCTGGTCCGCAAAGAAGCCATCGCCGGCCACACCGAAGTCAGCCTGGAACGGCTAGACCGCCGCGGTCGCATCGAAGAGATTGCCCGTATGCTGACCGGCGCAGAGATCACCGAGAGCGCCCGCCGCCATGCGCGCGAGTTGTTAAAGATATAAGCAGTCGCTCAGCGGCCCGCAAAGGAGAAACGCGATGCCCGAAGAAAACAACGCTTACCGCATCGGCATCCCCATCTATGAAGGCGTGGACCTGATGGATGTCGCCGCGCCTTACGAGATTTTCAACTGGATGGGCTCTTACTGGGAGCAAGCCCCGGTCGCGCCGCGATCCGTGAAAGTCGAGCTGATCGCCGCCACTTACGACACCCTGCGGACGCGGGACGGCATGATCTTGACTCCCGACAAAACATTCGATGACCTCCAACAACCGCTCGACCTGCTGTGGGTGCCGGGCGGCGGCCCCGACCACCTGAGCGTGATGATGCAAGACCCCACCTACCTCGCCTTTCTTCGCAAGCAGGCTGCCGGCGCGAGCTACGTCACGTCGGTCTGTGAAGGCGCTTTGCTGCTGGCGAGCGCCGGCCTGCTCGACGGCTACGAGGCGACGACGCACTGGGCCTTCCTCCCCTGCCTGAAATCGTTCAGCCAGGTTAAAGTCGCTGACGGCTACCCGCGCTTCGTCGTCGACCGCAACCGCGTGACCGGCGGCGGCATCTCTTCGGGAATAGACGAGGCGCTTGAGCTGGTGGCGCGCATCAGCAGCTACGAGATCGCCAAGCAGGTGCAACTGGTCACGCAGTACTTTCCGCGCCCGCCGTTCAGCGGCGATATACCGGGCTCAGACACGTGCCCGCTCGATTCCTGAGGCAAAGCCTATGCAAACACTCATTGGCAAAGTCGCACTGGTTACGGGCGCCAGTCGTGGCGTCGGCCGCGGCGTCGCCCTTGAATTGATCGAAGCCGGCGCGACCGTCTACATTACGGGCCGCTCGGTTGATGACATGGCCTACGTCAATGGCAAAGGCACGGCCATCGAATGCGATCATCGCGACGACGAGCAGGTTCGTGCCGCCTTCCGCCGAATTGCCGACGATCACGGGCGCTTAGACATCCTGGTGAACAATGCCTGGGGCGGCTACGAGAATATGGTCGAAGGGGGCGAGTTCACCTGGTCGCGGCCCTTCTGGCAGCAGCCCGTCTGGCGCTGGGACGCGATGTTTCAGGCAGGCGTGCGCGCCACCTACGTCGCCAGCCAGTTGGCGGCGCAAATGATGGTCGCCCGGCAGAGCGGCTTGATCGTCAACATCTCGTTCTGGGCGGCGCAGAAATATCTAAGTAATGTTGCTTACGGAGTCTCGAAGGCGGCGACCGACAAGCTGACCGCCGATATGTCACACGAGTTGCGCGGGCAAGGTGTCGCGGTCGTCTCGCTCTACCCCGGACTGGTGCGCACCGAAAAGGTGATGGAGGCCGCCGCCTGGCTCGACCTCAGCAACTCGGAGTCGCCGCAGTTCATCGGGCGCGCGGTCGCGGCGTTGGCCGCGGACCCGCAGGTGATTGATAAAAGCGGCGGCGTGCTGATTGCCGCAAGCCTCGCCCGCGAGTACGGCTTCACCGACATAGATGGAAAAACGCCTGTGCCGCTGACGCTCAGCAACCTGTAAAGCGACGAAGACTTGTCCGGCGATTGACCGCGGCGCGCCGATGTGATGAGATGACACGGCCAATCATCCCCTCGCAAAGGAGAGCCGCAATGAACCCACTGCCGCGCGTCATCTGCATGAGTATCGCGCTGTTGCTCTGGAGCGCCACGGCGCGGGCGCAGATGCCCGAAAACCCGCAAGACTTGCTGCGTAACGGCGACCGAGCCATCAAAGTCAATGATTCGATCTATCTGGTGCAGGGCTTCGGCAACACCTTTCTGGTGACCACACCCGAAGGCAATGTCGTCATTGACACCTCGAATGCGACGCACGCACGCACCCACAAAAAGCTGCTCGAAGCCATCAACAGCGGCCCGATCAAATACATCATCCTGACGCACGGGCATCAGGATCACACCGGCGGCATTCCGCTCTGGAAACAACCCGGCACGCAGATCATCGCGCAGCGCAATCATGTCGAGTTCGTCAATTATCAAAAGCGGCTGGAGCGCTTCTTTGCCCTGCGCAACTCGGCGCAGTTCGGCTTTCCCGAACCGCAGGTCGGAGCCTGGCCCGGCAACTACGCCGCGAAGATCGAGCCGACGATTCTCTTTGATGATAAGTACGAGTTCACGCTCGGCGGTTTGACTTTTGTAATTTTGCACACGCCCGGCGAAACGCCCGATCACCTGAGCGTCTGGGTGCCGCAGCTTAAAGCCGCCTTCACCGGCGATAATTATTACGCCTCGTTCCCCAACATCTATACGCTGCGCGGCACGCCGCCGCGCCTGGCGCTCGATTATGTCAACTCACTCGACCGCGTGCTGGCGCTCAAGCCCGACCTTGTCTTGCCGAGTCACGGCCCGCCCATCGTCGGCGGCCAGGAAGTCGCCCGCAGGCTCAAACAGATGCGCGACGCGATTCTCTACGTTCACGACGAAACGGTTAAGGGGATGAACGCCGGCAAAGACGTCTTCACGCTGATGCGCGAAATCAAGCTGCCGCCGGAACTGGCGCTTGGCGAAAGCTATGGCAAGGTGAGCTGGTCTGTGCGCGGCATCTATGAAGGCTATGCCGGCTGGTTCGACCTGAACACGGCGACGATGTACGAGCAGCCCGCGTCGGCGGTTTATGCAGACGTTGTGCGGCTGGCCGGCGGCACGGATGCGATTGTAAAGCTGGCTACAGAACGCTTGCAGGCGGGGCAGACAGTTGAGGCGCTGCGGCTCACCGACTTTGCGCTGGCGGCGGACGGCGCGCAGCCGCAGGCGCTTGCCATGCGGCTCAAGGCGTTAGAGGCGTTGCGCGACCGTTGCCGCAACACCAACGAGCGCGGCTGGCTCGATTACGCCATCCGCACGACCCGCGCCAAGATGGCCGAGAAGCATTAAGCCGCCGCCGCGATTGACTGCGGGCGCGCGGTTCAACTAATCTTCAACACGTCGCACGGCTCTCACGGTCGCCATCATTTCAAGATTCGGTAATTGCCGGGACGCTGACTCACGCGCTTCGCTTCAGCCTCCGAAGAGGTGCCAACATGAAAAAGTCCATTCTTCTCGCCGCCATCGGTCTCTTCGGCGCAATGCTCTTTGCGACGGCGTCAACCAGCGTCGGCGGCAATAAGCGCGCCATCGTCTTCACCAAAGACATCGCGCCCATCCTGCAAAAGCATTGTGAAGAGTGTCACCGGCAGGGCGGCGTCGCGCCGATGTCGCTGGTAACCTATGAAGAGGCGCGGCCCTGGGCGCGCGCCATCAAAGAGCGCGTCAGCCGGCGCGAGATGCCGCCTTTTCATGCGACCGGCGCGCTGGGCCGCTATGTCGGCGACCCGCGATTGAGCGATGAAGAGATCAGCGCAATCAGCAACTGGGTGGACAATGGTTCGCCCCGCGGCAGCGACAAAGACGCGCCCACGCCGCGCCAGTGGAAGAACGACTGGACGCTCGGCACGCCCGACATCATCGTCAAAGCCCGCCATCCTTATACCGTGAAAGCCGGCGACAAAGATCAATACGTCTTCTTCATGTTCGACTACGTTTTCCCCGAAGACACCTGGATCAGCTCGATTGAAACGCGGCCCGGCAACCCGCGCGCTGTGCATCATGCGAACACACATCTGGTGCCGCCGGCGATCAAGGTCCCCGAAGAAGGCTACATCGCCGGCGACTTTGACCCGACGGCGCGCGGCACCATCATGGTGGCGGGCTGGGCGCCGGGCGTGACGCCGGTAATGTTGCCCGAAGGCACGGCGGTGCGCATCCCGAAGGGGCTGCGGCTCGGCTTACAGGTTCACTACGCGCCGACGACGAAAGAGACGACTGACCAGTCAGAAGTCGGCATCTATCTGGCGAACGGCCTGGTCAAGAAAAATCTGCGCGTCCTGTTCGGCGACCGCAAAGACATCGAGATCACGCCGGGCGGCGCCGACCAGTCGTTTGTGGCAAAGAATACATTTCAGACCGATGCGGTGATTCGCTTCATGCACGTTCACATGCACCTGCGCGGCAAGGCGATGGTCATGCGGCTGACTTACCCGGATGGCCGCAAAGAGGATGTGCTGGAAGTGCCGAACTATAATTTCAACTGGCAGCGCGTCTACATGTTGAAAGAGCCGCTACGGGTGCCGAAAGGCACGACGGTCGAATATATCGGCACCTATGACAACAGCCCTAAAAACCGGTTCAACCCCGACCCGGCAAAGACTGTGTATTGGGGCGAGAAGACGACCGACGAGATGATGCAGGGCCGCATCTTTTACGAGGCGGCGGATGAGAATCTGAATCTCTGGGTGAAGAAAGGCCGCGCCGTCAGCGCACCCGAAGCGGCCAGCAAAGGACAGTAAGCCGCATCGTCTTCTTGAAACGACAAGCGCCCGGATTCGCGTGGAGTGAATCCGGGCGCTTTGCTGTTTATGCATCGCCAGTCATGACGCAGTCATGACGCAGGCTGAACAGGCTCTACTTTTGTGGCGCGGCGGTCATGGCTTTGCTGTGTGATTGTACGATGCGCTCGATCTCGTCAGGTTCGGACGGGATGGCGCGGCTCAATTTCACCAGTCCTTTTTCCGTCACCATGTAATCGTCTTCGATGCGCACGCCGAGCTTCTCTTCGGGAATGTAGATGCCCGGCTCGATGGTGAAGACCGCGCCCACCGGCAGATTGCCGTAACCGCCAACGTCATGCACCTCCATGCCGAGCCAGTGGCCGAGGCCGTGAATGAAATAGCGTTCGAGCGTATTGCCCTGGCGGTCGCGCAGAGGGCTGGCTTTCATCGTCTCGCGCGCCACCTGATTCATTTGCGCGATGGTTGACTGTCCCGGCTTGAAGGCGCGCTCGGCGGCGCGCTGCGCGTCCAGCACCAGTTGATAAACCTCGCGCTGCCGCGGCGTGAACTTGCCCGACGCCGGGTAAGTGCGCGTAATGTCGGCGGTGTAGTAACTGAACTCGGCGCCGATATCGACGACGACCGTGTCGCCGGCGTCAATCTTCTTGCGATCCTGGTCATAGTGCAGCACGGTCGAATAAAAGCCTGAGCCGACAATCGAAGGGAAGCCCGGTCGCTCGGCGCCGTTGCGCGTGAACGCGGCTTCGAGCGCCGCCTGCACTTCGTACTCGAAAGCGCCTGGGCGAATCTGCGCCGCGGCCTCGCGCTGGGCCTCACCGGTGATGTCAATCGCTTTTTGCAGCAGCGCCATCTCTGCCGCGGATTTCACCTTGCGCATCTCGGCGAGGATAGGCGCGACCTCAACCACTTGAAGGCCGAAATAGTTCTGGCGCAGAGTCGCGACGAAGCCGGTCTCGCGCTCGATGTCTGCCGTCGAGCCGCGCGGGATGATGGTGTAGAGCTTTGCCGCCGGTTTACCCGTCGCCGGTTTGAAGGCCGGCGATTTGAGCAATTCGTTAAGCAGATCATTCAGGCGGGCGCTGTCGGCGACTTCCTGAAAACCGTAAGCGGCCTGACCTTCGGCGCCCGGCCCGATCTGCGGCCCCGTCCATTTCTCTTGAAACTGGTTGCGCGCCGGAATCAGCAGCGTCTCTTTTGCCGGTCTATCGGCAATCAGCCCTTCCGGCACAAGCACCAGATAAGCCGAGGGGGTTTCGACGCCCGTGAGGTACATGAAATCGTTCTTCTGGCGGAAGCGCCCGACCTCGCCGAACTCGTCTTCGCGCGCGCCGATCATCACGACGATGCCGTCTTTGATACGCGACATCAACTGCTGACGGCGGGCGCGGTACTCTGACTTTGCAATGCCCGCAAGCAAGCTGTCATCAGCCGCTCTTGCGGGCCGCGCGGCGGGCTGCACGGTGCTGAAGATGACAAAGACCGCGAGCGCGATGAGCGCGCCGCGCGCACCTGTGCGTCGGGGGTGAATTGTGCGAGTCATCGGATTCTCCTCAGAGGCAAAATGATAGGCACCAACCGTAAGCATACCCGAAGCCGTGGTCGGTTGTCAGTGGCCATTGCCGTGCTACAATCTAGCCGTAGCGGCGCGGGAATCATCAAGAGCGAGCAATCAACGTGGCAAAGAAGACGGCAAAGATTACGATTGAGATTGAAAAAGAGAAGCTCCGCCCGCGCGAGCGTGCCCCCATCCTGCCGACCAGGAAGATCGCGGACAAGCGCCGCCGCGAGCAGCGCGAAAAGCACAAGAAAGACCTGCGCCGCCTGCCCGACGAACCCTGAGCCAGCGGCTTCGCTTACCAGACGACCGGCTTGCCGTCCCGTTTGTAAATCACGCCACTTTTCATCACGAAGCTGACATTCTGAAGCAGCTTGATGTCCGCGGTCGGGTCGCCTTTGACGGCAACCAGGTCGGCGTAGCGCCCCGCTTGAACGCTGCCGATGCTGGCCGATTGCCCGAGCAAGTCCGCGGCGTTGCGCGTTGCCGCGAGAATCGCTTCGACCGGCGGCATGCCGGCTTCGACCATATACTGAAACTCTCTGGCGTTCTGGCCATGCGGATAAACGCCGGCGTCTGTGCCGAAGGCAATCTTCACGCCGGCACGATAAGCGCGGCCAAACATATTTTGCATCAGCGGTCCGGCCTTCAAGGCTTTCTCGGCGATGCGCGGCGGGAAAAAGCCCGGCTGTTTGGCGGCGCTCTCAACCGTCTTGCCGGCGATAATCGTTGGCACAAGATAAGCGCCGTGCTCTTTGAAAAGCGCAATCGCTTCGTCATCGGTGAACGTGCCGTGCTCGATGGAATCGATGCCGGCGCGCAGAGCGGCCTTGATGCCTGCGGCACCGTGTGCGTGGGCCGCGACTTTCATGCCGAGCAGGTGTGCCGCGTCAATGATGGCTTTCATCTCTTCGTAGGTGAGGTGCTGTTCGAGGCTGGCATCCGACAGCGACAGCACGCCGCCGGTCGCGGCAATCTTAATCAGGTCGGCGCCATACTTGGCATTGTAGCGCACGGCGCGCACGCCGTCTTCGGGTGAGTTGACGACGCCGTGGCGATAATCAGGCTCCGGCAACAAGTCTTCGCGGATGCCGCCGGTGGGGTCAACGTGGCCGCCGGTGATGCCGAGCGCCTGTGTGGCAACGAACATGCGCGGGCCGCTGACGGTGCCGGCGTTGATCGCATCGCGCAGGCTGACATCAACGAAACTGTACGCGCCGACATCGCGGACGGTGGTGAAGCCGGCCATCAGCGTCGTGCGCGCATAGACCGTCGCGGTCAACGCCGTGGCCGATGGGCGGCGCACCAGATTAGCCAGCGGCGCGCTCGTATCGCGGCCGATTTGCACCGTCAGGTGCGTGTGGCAATCGATCAAGCCCGGCATTACCGTCGCATCGCCAAGGTCAATGACTTCAGCGCCTTCGACCGTCGCCCGTCCATCGCGCACTTCGCGTATGCGGTCTTTATCGATGATGATGCTGACATTGGTGCGCACCGTGTTTGAGGTGCCATCGAGCAAGCGCCTGGCATAGACGACCTTGACATTGCCGGCTTGCGGCGTCTGTGCAGCGGCTTGCGGCAACTGGCAAACGAGAAAGACGGCGAGCAGAAGAAAAGCGGTGAGCGTCCGACGAATTGAAACGTTGTGCATGATTTATCCTCATCTGAGCAGGCTGCGAAGGTCGCGGGCAATGGCCACGTCGAGCAACGTCGGGCGGTTTTCGGCAAACGCCCACTCTAGCGCCGGGCGCAACTCGGCGGCGCACGCCACGCGGCGCGCCGACACGCCCAGAGATTCGGCCAGCCGTGTGAAGTCTACTTCCGGCTCGGTAATGTCCATACCAATGAACTGACCGCGCCGCGCCGATTCACCTTGCAAGGCGATCAATCCACCTTTGAGAATTTGATAGCTCGAATTGTTGAAGACCACGAACGTGACGCCGAGCCCGTAACGCGCCGCCGTCCATAAGCCTTGAATGGCGTAGAGCGCCGAGCCGTCGCCGACGGCGCAGATGACCTGCCGGTCGCGCCGCGCCAGCTTGACGCCGACCGCGAACGGCAAGCCGAATCCGAGCGAGCCGCCTTTGGCGAAGAAGTAAGCATTCGGCTCGTTGACTTCGAACAGCAATCGCAAGTAGGTCGTCGCCGTCACCGCTTCATCAACCAGGATGGCGTCGCTGGCCGCCATCTCGCGCAAGCTGCGGGCGACAAATCCCGCGGACATCGGGCCGCCTTCGCCGGTCGCAACGGCTTGCTCGGCAAAACGCGCCCGGGCTTCGCGGATCGTGCTTTCCAGTGCCGCGCGGCGTGCGGCGACCTCAGAGGCGGGCGCTCCACCGCTTGCGTTAATCGCCTCAAGCAAGGCTTCGACACAGCAACGCGGGTCGCCCTGAATGGCAATCTCGGCGGCAAAGTTCTTGCCCAGCTCGCGGTCATTCAGATCGATCTGAATCAATCGCGCGCTCGCGGGGATCATGCGGTGACCGGTGTAGACGAGCGGCGATAGATTGCTCGCGCCGACCGTCAGGATCACGTCTACGCCTTCGAGCATCGCC from Blastocatellia bacterium carries:
- a CDS encoding MBL fold metallo-hydrolase; this encodes MNPLPRVICMSIALLLWSATARAQMPENPQDLLRNGDRAIKVNDSIYLVQGFGNTFLVTTPEGNVVIDTSNATHARTHKKLLEAINSGPIKYIILTHGHQDHTGGIPLWKQPGTQIIAQRNHVEFVNYQKRLERFFALRNSAQFGFPEPQVGAWPGNYAAKIEPTILFDDKYEFTLGGLTFVILHTPGETPDHLSVWVPQLKAAFTGDNYYASFPNIYTLRGTPPRLALDYVNSLDRVLALKPDLVLPSHGPPIVGGQEVARRLKQMRDAILYVHDETVKGMNAGKDVFTLMREIKLPPELALGESYGKVSWSVRGIYEGYAGWFDLNTATMYEQPASAVYADVVRLAGGTDAIVKLATERLQAGQTVEALRLTDFALAADGAQPQALAMRLKALEALRDRCRNTNERGWLDYAIRTTRAKMAEKH
- a CDS encoding DJ-1/PfpI family protein; this encodes MPEENNAYRIGIPIYEGVDLMDVAAPYEIFNWMGSYWEQAPVAPRSVKVELIAATYDTLRTRDGMILTPDKTFDDLQQPLDLLWVPGGGPDHLSVMMQDPTYLAFLRKQAAGASYVTSVCEGALLLASAGLLDGYEATTHWAFLPCLKSFSQVKVADGYPRFVVDRNRVTGGGISSGIDEALELVARISSYEIAKQVQLVTQYFPRPPFSGDIPGSDTCPLDS
- a CDS encoding SDR family NAD(P)-dependent oxidoreductase, coding for MQTLIGKVALVTGASRGVGRGVALELIEAGATVYITGRSVDDMAYVNGKGTAIECDHRDDEQVRAAFRRIADDHGRLDILVNNAWGGYENMVEGGEFTWSRPFWQQPVWRWDAMFQAGVRATYVASQLAAQMMVARQSGLIVNISFWAAQKYLSNVAYGVSKAATDKLTADMSHELRGQGVAVVSLYPGLVRTEKVMEAAAWLDLSNSESPQFIGRAVAALAADPQVIDKSGGVLIAASLAREYGFTDIDGKTPVPLTLSNL
- a CDS encoding amidohydrolase family protein; amino-acid sequence: MHNVSIRRTLTAFLLLAVFLVCQLPQAAAQTPQAGNVKVVYARRLLDGTSNTVRTNVSIIIDKDRIREVRDGRATVEGAEVIDLGDATVMPGLIDCHTHLTVQIGRDTSAPLANLVRRPSATALTATVYARTTLMAGFTTVRDVGAYSFVDVSLRDAINAGTVSGPRMFVATQALGITGGHVDPTGGIREDLLPEPDYRHGVVNSPEDGVRAVRYNAKYGADLIKIAATGGVLSLSDASLEQHLTYEEMKAIIDAAHLLGMKVAAHAHGAAGIKAALRAGIDSIEHGTFTDDEAIALFKEHGAYLVPTIIAGKTVESAAKQPGFFPPRIAEKALKAGPLMQNMFGRAYRAGVKIAFGTDAGVYPHGQNAREFQYMVEAGMPPVEAILAATRNAADLLGQSASIGSVQAGRYADLVAVKGDPTADIKLLQNVSFVMKSGVIYKRDGKPVVW
- a CDS encoding thiamine pyrophosphate-binding protein produces the protein MAEMNGAQAMYEMMVHEQVRYVFGNPGTTELPLMDLFAARSEIDYILALHEDSALAIAAGYADASRRAAVVNLHTNPGLAHALGNLYNAQRAGTPLVVTAGQQDTRATLDEPLLCADMVGMARPFTKWAYEVHHAAEIPAAMARAFKVAETPPTGPVFLSLPVNTMEERADIELLARTRVDGRLRGDPSKIEEAAAILAAAKNPVIITGDGCARSQALAAVAQLAEQVAARVYAEPLNALLDFPTGHPLYAGPLVPNARQSAAMLEGVDVILTVGASNLSPLVYTGHRMIPASARLIQIDLNDRELGKNFAAEIAIQGDPRCCVEALLEAINASGGAPASEVAARRAALESTIREARARFAEQAVATGEGGPMSAGFVARSLREMAASDAILVDEAVTATTYLRLLFEVNEPNAYFFAKGGSLGFGLPFAVGVKLARRDRQVICAVGDGSALYAIQGLWTAARYGLGVTFVVFNNSSYQILKGGLIALQGESARRGQFIGMDITEPEVDFTRLAESLGVSARRVACAAELRPALEWAFAENRPTLLDVAIARDLRSLLR
- a CDS encoding Xaa-Pro peptidase family protein; protein product: MTRTIHPRRTGARGALIALAVFVIFSTVQPAARPARAADDSLLAGIAKSEYRARRQQLMSRIKDGIVVMIGAREDEFGEVGRFRQKNDFMYLTGVETPSAYLVLVPEGLIADRPAKETLLIPARNQFQEKWTGPQIGPGAEGQAAYGFQEVADSARLNDLLNELLKSPAFKPATGKPAAKLYTIIPRGSTADIERETGFVATLRQNYFGLQVVEVAPILAEMRKVKSAAEMALLQKAIDITGEAQREAAAQIRPGAFEYEVQAALEAAFTRNGAERPGFPSIVGSGFYSTVLHYDQDRKKIDAGDTVVVDIGAEFSYYTADITRTYPASGKFTPRQREVYQLVLDAQRAAERAFKPGQSTIAQMNQVARETMKASPLRDRQGNTLERYFIHGLGHWLGMEVHDVGGYGNLPVGAVFTIEPGIYIPEEKLGVRIEDDYMVTEKGLVKLSRAIPSEPDEIERIVQSHSKAMTAAPQK